One part of the Flavobacterium johnsoniae UW101 genome encodes these proteins:
- a CDS encoding 2OG-Fe(II) oxygenase: MQNIQSKIASQNWENITETMHENGFAVLSNILNNEECEALKAEYRNPSLYRKTVVMERYRFGLGEYKYFNYPLPDLIQNLRSSIYPKLAPIANAWMKALNINTVFPQTHSELLQQCHDNNQLKATVLILKYGKGGFNTLHQDLYGDVYFPIQIVLFLNEPDEDFTGGEFVLTQQTPRAQSKAIVLKPKKGDILAFTTNFRPVKGTKGYYRVNMKHGVSEIHSGERFTLGIIFHDALS; encoded by the coding sequence ATGCAAAATATACAATCTAAAATCGCTTCTCAAAATTGGGAAAACATAACAGAAACAATGCATGAAAATGGTTTTGCAGTTCTTTCCAACATTCTTAATAATGAAGAATGTGAAGCTTTAAAAGCTGAATATAGGAATCCTAGTTTATATCGAAAAACTGTTGTCATGGAACGTTATAGATTTGGTTTGGGCGAATACAAATATTTTAATTATCCGCTGCCGGATTTAATCCAGAATCTTCGTTCTTCAATTTATCCTAAACTAGCTCCAATTGCCAATGCGTGGATGAAAGCTTTAAATATTAATACTGTTTTTCCTCAAACTCATTCAGAATTGCTGCAGCAATGTCATGATAATAATCAGCTGAAAGCGACAGTTTTAATTTTAAAATATGGTAAAGGCGGATTCAACACGCTGCATCAGGATTTATATGGAGATGTTTATTTCCCCATTCAAATTGTGCTTTTCTTAAATGAACCTGATGAGGATTTTACAGGAGGTGAATTTGTATTGACACAGCAAACTCCAAGAGCGCAGTCTAAAGCTATTGTTTTGAAACCAAAAAAAGGTGATATTCTGGCTTTTACGACAAATTTTAGACCCGTAAAAGGCACGAAAGGCTATTATCGTGTTAATATGAAACATGGAGTAAGTGAAATTCATTCTGGTGAACGTTTTACATTGGGAATTATTTTTCATGACGCGCTTTCGTAA
- a CDS encoding bifunctional helix-turn-helix domain-containing protein/methylated-DNA--[protein]-cysteine S-methyltransferase, with product MNTQETINYNRIAEAIDYIKANFKEQPNLDEVAEKVHLSPFHFQRLFSDWAGTSPKKFLQYTSLEHAKKLLKENQATISETAFETGLSGTSRLHDLFVNIEGMTPAEYKNGGKNLEINYSFAESPFGNIIVASTQKGVCFMAFAEDEITGFTALKDKFPNAQFSKKLDLSQQNALFIFQNDWSRLSEIKLHLKGTDFQLKVWETLLKIPMGQLSTYGSIAHQIQKPNASRAVGTAIGSNPVAFLIPCHRVIQSSGTFGGYMWGNTRKTAIIGWEGAQVNSQL from the coding sequence ATGAACACACAGGAAACCATAAATTATAATCGCATTGCAGAAGCAATCGATTATATCAAAGCCAATTTTAAAGAGCAGCCAAATCTTGATGAAGTAGCTGAGAAAGTGCATTTGAGTCCGTTTCATTTTCAAAGACTTTTCAGCGATTGGGCAGGAACAAGTCCGAAGAAATTTTTACAATACACAAGTCTGGAACACGCTAAAAAACTACTCAAAGAAAATCAGGCAACCATTTCTGAAACCGCTTTCGAGACTGGACTTTCAGGAACAAGCCGACTTCACGATTTATTTGTAAATATCGAAGGAATGACTCCGGCGGAATATAAAAACGGCGGAAAAAATCTTGAAATAAATTACAGTTTTGCAGAAAGTCCGTTTGGAAATATTATTGTGGCTTCTACACAAAAAGGTGTTTGTTTTATGGCTTTCGCCGAAGATGAAATAACCGGATTTACTGCTTTGAAAGATAAATTTCCAAATGCTCAATTTTCAAAAAAACTAGATCTATCACAGCAAAATGCTTTATTTATTTTCCAAAATGACTGGAGCAGATTATCTGAAATAAAACTACATTTAAAAGGAACCGATTTTCAATTGAAAGTTTGGGAAACTTTATTAAAAATCCCAATGGGACAGCTTTCTACTTACGGTTCTATTGCACATCAAATTCAAAAACCAAATGCATCACGCGCCGTTGGAACTGCAATTGGCAGTAATCCTGTTGCGTTCCTAATTCCGTGTCATCGCGTAATTCAGTCTTCAGGAACATTTGGCGGTTATATGTGGGGAAATACCCGAAAAACAGCAATTATTGGCTGGGAAGGTGCGCAGGTAAATTCTCAATTATAA
- a CDS encoding DMT family transporter, whose product MKNFLFLFIAIIFEIIATSALKKSEEFTKLIPSIITVIGYCGAFYFLSFAIRTIPVGFAYAIWSGVGIVLITAIGAIFFKEIPDLPAIIGLSLIILGVVVINVFSKTTAH is encoded by the coding sequence ATGAAGAATTTTTTATTTTTATTCATCGCTATAATCTTCGAAATCATTGCAACTTCTGCATTAAAAAAGTCCGAAGAATTTACCAAATTAATTCCAAGTATCATTACCGTAATTGGATATTGCGGTGCATTTTATTTTCTAAGTTTTGCCATTAGAACCATTCCTGTAGGGTTTGCTTACGCAATCTGGTCCGGAGTCGGGATTGTTTTAATTACTGCAATTGGCGCTATATTCTTTAAAGAAATACCAGATTTACCCGCCATAATTGGATTAAGTTTAATTATCCTTGGCGTAGTTGTAATTAATGTTTTTTCTAAAACCACAGCGCATTAG
- a CDS encoding WG repeat-containing protein codes for MKKIFLLYTFLFLNLSAFAQNNDAWNSFPNKDTTLIGFKDKNGVIKIEPKFSGFTIARKFENIIAVTEEKDQKWKSYYLTKTGKTVGLDSLYVFDNGPDCENEGLIRFTDHKTDKMGMFNSEGKIIIPAVYSNLTKARNGMIIVLKDAEKKQDGEHFYWTGGKEFLIDINNKVLIENFAYNDDLNFYSLEKTKEPSKDPIRENFLGIDGQYYSFINFDKEFKYWLQNTILSDLSKANLEKHSFDKIVYWKEPDGWINSPKAKFIYQNYTFLKLKLQELKNPKTDYFVTTDGLNQFIFESSEYEMYFNNCNESKEWIYPVKSIIIHPKNKNDLGQDHIQFLRTENGYKLISVSSKKDNLK; via the coding sequence ATGAAAAAGATTTTTCTTCTCTATACTTTTCTATTTCTAAATTTATCTGCCTTTGCACAAAATAATGATGCCTGGAATTCATTTCCAAACAAAGACACCACCTTAATTGGATTTAAAGACAAAAACGGAGTAATTAAAATAGAACCTAAATTTTCAGGTTTTACAATCGCACGTAAATTCGAAAACATTATAGCCGTAACTGAAGAAAAAGATCAAAAATGGAAAAGCTATTATTTAACCAAAACAGGAAAAACAGTTGGTCTAGATAGTTTATATGTTTTTGATAACGGTCCCGACTGTGAAAATGAAGGCCTTATAAGATTTACAGATCATAAGACTGATAAAATGGGAATGTTTAACAGTGAAGGAAAAATCATTATTCCTGCTGTTTACAGCAATTTAACCAAAGCTAGAAACGGAATGATCATCGTTTTAAAAGATGCCGAAAAAAAACAAGATGGAGAGCATTTTTACTGGACGGGCGGAAAAGAGTTCTTAATTGACATCAATAACAAAGTCCTGATTGAAAATTTTGCTTACAACGACGATCTTAATTTTTATTCATTAGAAAAAACAAAAGAGCCAAGTAAAGATCCAATTAGAGAAAATTTTCTTGGAATCGACGGTCAATATTATTCTTTTATAAATTTCGACAAAGAATTTAAATATTGGCTGCAAAACACAATCCTTTCCGATTTATCTAAAGCTAATCTGGAAAAACATTCTTTTGACAAAATTGTATATTGGAAAGAACCAGACGGCTGGATAAACTCCCCTAAAGCCAAATTTATCTATCAAAATTATACTTTTTTAAAATTAAAACTTCAGGAACTAAAAAATCCAAAAACGGATTATTTTGTTACTACAGACGGACTAAATCAGTTTATTTTTGAATCCAGCGAATACGAAATGTATTTCAATAATTGCAATGAATCTAAAGAATGGATTTATCCCGTAAAAAGTATCATTATCCACCCAAAAAACAAGAATGATCTTGGACAGGATCACATTCAGTTTTTACGAACAGAAAATGGATATAAATTAATAAGTGTTTCTTCTAAAAAAGATAACCTTAAATAA
- the ahcY gene encoding adenosylhomocysteinase has translation MSTTTTPYVAFKVKDISLAAWGRKEIELAEAEMPGLMALRAEYKDEQPLKGARIAGCLHMTIQTAVLIETLIALGAEVTWSSCNIFSTQDQAAAAIAAAGISVYAWKGLDEESFDWCIEQTLFFGEERKPLNMILDDGGDLTNMVIDRYPELVAGIKGLSEETTTGVHRLYERVKAGTLPMPAININDSVTKSKFDNKYGCKESAVDAVRRATDLMLAGKRVVVCGYGDVGKGTAASFRGAGSIVTVTEIDPICALQAAMDGYEVKKLNTVIANADIIITTTGNKDIVLGEHFEQMKDKTVVCNIGHFDNEIDMAWLNKNHGASKIEIKPQVDKYNINGKDIIILAEGRLVNLGCATGHPSFVMSNSFTNQTLAQIELWNNSAAYKNEVYMLPKHLDEKVAALHLAKLGVELEVLREDQAAYIGVEVQGPFKPEYYRY, from the coding sequence ATGAGTACTACAACTACGCCATATGTGGCTTTCAAAGTAAAAGACATTTCTCTAGCGGCTTGGGGAAGAAAAGAAATTGAACTAGCTGAAGCTGAAATGCCAGGTTTAATGGCACTTCGCGCTGAATACAAAGATGAGCAGCCATTAAAAGGAGCTCGTATTGCTGGATGTTTACACATGACGATTCAAACTGCTGTTTTAATCGAAACTTTAATTGCTCTTGGTGCAGAGGTTACTTGGTCTTCTTGTAACATTTTCTCTACTCAGGATCAGGCTGCTGCTGCTATTGCTGCTGCTGGAATTTCTGTTTATGCTTGGAAAGGTCTTGATGAAGAATCATTTGACTGGTGTATTGAGCAGACTTTATTCTTTGGTGAAGAAAGAAAACCATTGAACATGATTCTTGATGACGGTGGAGATTTAACTAACATGGTTATTGATCGTTACCCAGAATTAGTTGCTGGAATTAAAGGTCTTTCTGAAGAAACTACAACAGGTGTTCACAGACTTTACGAAAGAGTAAAAGCTGGAACTCTTCCAATGCCTGCAATCAACATTAATGACTCTGTTACTAAATCTAAATTTGACAACAAATACGGATGTAAAGAATCTGCTGTAGATGCTGTACGTCGTGCAACTGACTTAATGTTAGCAGGAAAAAGAGTTGTTGTTTGCGGATATGGTGATGTTGGAAAAGGAACTGCTGCTTCTTTCAGAGGTGCTGGTTCTATTGTAACAGTTACTGAAATCGATCCAATTTGTGCTTTACAAGCTGCAATGGACGGTTATGAAGTTAAAAAACTAAACACTGTAATTGCTAATGCTGATATCATCATTACAACTACAGGAAACAAAGATATCGTTCTTGGAGAGCACTTCGAGCAAATGAAAGACAAAACTGTTGTTTGTAACATTGGTCACTTCGATAACGAAATTGATATGGCTTGGTTAAACAAAAACCACGGTGCATCTAAAATCGAAATCAAACCTCAGGTTGACAAATACAACATCAACGGTAAAGATATCATCATCCTTGCTGAAGGTCGTTTAGTAAACCTTGGTTGTGCTACAGGTCACCCAAGTTTTGTAATGAGTAACTCATTTACAAACCAGACTTTAGCTCAAATCGAATTATGGAACAACAGTGCAGCTTACAAAAATGAAGTTTACATGTTACCAAAACATTTAGATGAAAAAGTTGCTGCTTTACACTTAGCTAAATTAGGTGTTGAACTTGAAGTTCTAAGAGAAGATCAAGCTGCTTATATTGGTGTTGAAGTTCAAGGTCCATTCAAACCAGAATACTACAGATATTAA
- a CDS encoding 4'-phosphopantetheinyl transferase family protein — protein sequence MPLFQTIQFNETTKILIWEITESLEELLSKVVLKEKTQKRLDGMKSQMHQRAFLSVRMLIQEMGFTDKDLHYDEFGKPYFDCHNYISITHSYHFAAIIISCETVGIDMELQREKIQRIADKFTDYECSYLDSSFTEEYIKKLTVIWGAKEAIFKIRNEKGISFKDHINVSNFSLDETQTQASLHFDNLVKDFDVHYKEIKSDNFEGTFTLVYAFEK from the coding sequence ATGCCTCTATTTCAAACCATACAGTTTAACGAAACAACTAAAATCTTAATTTGGGAAATAACAGAATCTCTTGAAGAATTATTAAGTAAAGTTGTGTTGAAGGAAAAAACACAAAAGAGACTCGACGGGATGAAATCGCAAATGCATCAGCGTGCTTTTTTAAGTGTTCGAATGCTGATTCAGGAAATGGGTTTTACTGATAAAGATTTGCATTATGACGAATTTGGGAAACCGTATTTTGATTGTCATAACTATATTTCAATAACACATTCCTATCATTTTGCAGCGATAATTATAAGCTGCGAAACAGTTGGAATTGATATGGAATTGCAGCGAGAAAAAATCCAAAGAATCGCAGATAAATTTACAGATTATGAATGCAGTTATTTAGATTCATCTTTTACAGAAGAATATATAAAAAAACTTACCGTTATCTGGGGAGCCAAAGAAGCAATCTTTAAAATCAGAAATGAAAAAGGAATCAGTTTTAAAGATCATATAAATGTGAGCAACTTTTCTTTAGATGAAACCCAAACACAGGCAAGTCTTCATTTTGATAATTTGGTTAAGGATTTTGATGTGCATTATAAAGAAATCAAATCTGATAACTTTGAAGGGACTTTTACTTTGGTTTATGCTTTTGAGAAATAA
- a CDS encoding group III truncated hemoglobin, translating into MKKQIENRADVSFLVHQFYDKIRADEEIGFYFNEVISDWDAHLEKLTDFWETNLFGVRKYKGNPHTVHNEVDAHFDEKITPNEFGIWLNHWAQTLDEHFEGENVETLKRRARKMSTFLYMSMFQHRQKESEV; encoded by the coding sequence GTGAAAAAACAAATAGAAAATAGAGCTGACGTTTCTTTTCTGGTACATCAATTCTATGATAAAATAAGAGCCGATGAAGAAATCGGCTTTTATTTTAATGAAGTGATTTCTGACTGGGATGCGCATCTCGAAAAGCTGACTGATTTTTGGGAAACCAATTTATTTGGTGTCCGCAAATACAAAGGAAATCCTCATACTGTTCATAACGAGGTAGATGCTCATTTTGACGAAAAAATTACTCCAAACGAATTTGGTATCTGGCTTAATCACTGGGCTCAAACATTAGACGAGCATTTTGAAGGCGAAAATGTAGAAACTTTAAAAAGACGTGCCCGAAAAATGAGCACTTTTTTGTATATGAGTATGTTTCAACACAGACAAAAAGAAAGTGAAGTTTAA
- a CDS encoding Crp/Fnr family transcriptional regulator has translation MITAELLEKYGAIKKSFNKNEIIFEEGNLPAHYYQIISGEIKMCNYNDDGREFIQGIFYKNQSFGEPPLFLNQKYPANSIAVEDSEMLLLPKSNFMKLLEENPAISIKIIENLAQRLYYKSVMAAEISTHEPEHRVLKLMDHGIAYFNFQKDKNGYLINFTRQQIGDLTGLRVETVIRAIKALEKKGELRIINRKVYR, from the coding sequence ATGATCACGGCTGAATTGTTAGAGAAATATGGTGCAATAAAAAAGTCTTTTAACAAAAATGAAATTATTTTTGAAGAAGGAAATCTGCCTGCTCATTATTATCAGATTATTTCGGGAGAAATTAAAATGTGCAATTATAATGATGACGGCCGCGAATTTATTCAGGGAATATTCTATAAAAATCAATCTTTTGGCGAACCTCCATTATTTTTAAATCAAAAATATCCCGCCAATTCAATTGCTGTTGAGGATAGTGAAATGCTTCTTCTTCCAAAATCTAATTTTATGAAACTGCTGGAAGAAAACCCGGCGATCAGCATTAAAATAATAGAAAACCTCGCACAGCGACTGTATTATAAATCAGTTATGGCTGCCGAAATTTCGACACATGAACCGGAACATCGTGTTTTAAAATTAATGGATCATGGAATCGCTTATTTTAATTTTCAAAAAGACAAAAACGGTTATCTTATTAATTTTACCAGACAGCAGATTGGAGATTTAACCGGTTTGCGGGTAGAAACTGTTATTAGAGCCATAAAAGCATTGGAAAAGAAAGGTGAATTGAGGATTATTAATCGAAAAGTATACAGATAA
- a CDS encoding phosphoglycerol geranylgeranyltransferase: MEQKILTTIHQQILEAKKNGQKLLAILLDPDKIVWENLDHLLLKINQSPATHIFVGGSIVESTIIEDLIAQLKQKTRLPVVIFPGDPSQISPKADAILFLSLLSGRNPDYLIEYQVQAAPILKKTNLEVISTGYILIESGNETAVARVSKTEPLNRENFDLALATAQAGEMLGSKLIYLEAGSGAKKPVPLEMISVISQNVEIPIIVGGGIVDLHGIKKAYNAGADLVVIGTAFENDSHFFDS, from the coding sequence ATGGAGCAAAAAATACTTACCACAATCCATCAACAAATTTTAGAAGCCAAGAAAAATGGTCAAAAATTATTAGCCATACTTTTGGATCCTGATAAAATTGTCTGGGAAAATTTAGATCATTTATTACTTAAAATAAATCAATCTCCGGCGACTCATATTTTTGTTGGAGGAAGCATTGTCGAAAGTACAATTATCGAAGATCTTATCGCACAGTTAAAACAAAAAACAAGACTGCCGGTTGTGATATTTCCGGGAGATCCATCTCAGATTTCACCAAAGGCCGATGCGATTTTGTTTTTATCATTATTGTCTGGCCGAAATCCGGATTATTTAATCGAATATCAGGTTCAGGCAGCGCCAATATTGAAAAAAACAAATCTTGAAGTAATTTCAACAGGATATATTTTAATTGAAAGCGGCAATGAAACTGCTGTTGCCCGCGTTAGTAAAACAGAACCGCTTAATCGCGAAAATTTTGATTTAGCTTTAGCAACAGCTCAGGCTGGCGAAATGCTGGGAAGTAAATTAATTTATTTAGAAGCCGGAAGCGGAGCAAAGAAGCCAGTGCCATTAGAGATGATTTCAGTAATTTCTCAAAACGTAGAAATTCCTATAATTGTTGGCGGAGGAATTGTAGATTTGCACGGAATTAAAAAAGCATACAATGCCGGTGCGGATTTAGTAGTTATAGGAACAGCTTTTGAAAATGACAGCCATTTTTTCGATTCATAA
- the pnuC gene encoding nicotinamide riboside transporter PnuC, which translates to MIDFFLESYKNAPLWHIILEFLVFVCGILSVWFAKKENIWVYPTGLIATVISVYLLYVAGYIGDMIINAYFSIMSIYGWYMWAKGTTVEDNLPITRTTFNEKIIGILLFIVTVFVVFSIYKYFDYEIHKDNYVDMISSGIFFAGMWYMARKKIENWTLWIIGDIIVVPLYAYRGLGMLSLQYLIFTILAISAYLEWRKILDSKKQIS; encoded by the coding sequence ATGATTGATTTTTTTCTTGAAAGTTATAAAAATGCACCATTATGGCATATCATTCTGGAATTTTTGGTATTCGTTTGCGGGATCTTAAGCGTATGGTTTGCTAAGAAAGAAAATATCTGGGTTTATCCAACAGGATTAATTGCCACTGTAATTTCGGTTTACCTTTTATATGTTGCCGGTTATATTGGAGACATGATTATTAATGCTTATTTTTCAATTATGAGTATTTATGGCTGGTATATGTGGGCAAAGGGAACAACTGTTGAAGATAATCTCCCAATTACTCGTACAACTTTTAATGAAAAAATAATCGGAATCTTACTGTTTATTGTAACGGTTTTTGTAGTTTTCAGCATTTATAAATATTTCGATTACGAAATACATAAAGATAATTATGTCGATATGATATCGTCAGGTATATTTTTCGCAGGAATGTGGTATATGGCAAGGAAGAAAATTGAAAACTGGACACTCTGGATTATCGGCGATATTATTGTAGTGCCTCTTTATGCCTATCGCGGCTTGGGGATGTTGTCGCTTCAATATTTAATTTTTACAATTTTAGCTATTTCAGCTTATTTAGAATGGAGAAAAATCTTAGACAGCAAAAAACAAATATCATAA
- a CDS encoding DUF4301 family protein: MEKNLRQQKTNIIKIALFGPESTGKTTLAKQLADHYKTEWVPEFARDYLQERWEENQHICTVDDMMPIAYGQVLLENEKLTEANKYLFCDTNLMVTKVFSEVYYGFCDPLLNEAALEHDYDLFFLTDIDVPWEKDDIRDTPEGRETVFSVFKQTLIDNKKPFITLSGNKESRLAKAIMIIDALGALKEKGFSSQDFVEIYNHGIPFENILKQLDIFKNGIAKSSLIRPATINNGILSLSEVDFKEKASFFDKHKEEFKIKKFVPASGAATRMYKFLTAFLNDFDIEKETINAYINRKKDKELAIFIIGMDKFPFFDDVDKKLRELYPDFENLERDYKNYYFIKLLLSPEHFNSANKPKAVLPFHLYKTHIATPIEEHLNECVHYATAKRISNLHFTVSEIHQNLFEKTVDAVKNKVEEHSNVKINIRYSYQNKGTDSINVDVNNKLVRSSNGSLVFRPGGHGALIENLNNLDSDIIFIKNIDNVIQNHIDKIALYKKALGGILIEVQQKVFGYLKAIEKNEVKEEDLKEIVDVLMQKLNIQMTKDFNKFTFENKITKIKELLDRPIRVCGMVRNEGEPGGGPFWVMNDKGEVSLQIVETSQVDLANKKQLEVLEEATHFNPVDLVCGIKNYKGEKFDLKKFVDEKSGFIVEKSVEGKAVKSYELPGLWNGSMANWLTVFVAVPLITFNPVKTVNDLLKPAHQPQ; encoded by the coding sequence ATGGAGAAAAATCTTAGACAGCAAAAAACAAATATCATAAAAATTGCTTTGTTTGGCCCTGAAAGTACAGGTAAAACTACATTAGCAAAACAACTCGCAGACCACTACAAAACAGAATGGGTTCCAGAGTTTGCACGCGATTATCTGCAGGAAAGATGGGAAGAAAATCAGCATATATGTACTGTTGATGATATGATGCCTATTGCTTACGGGCAAGTTTTATTAGAGAATGAGAAGCTTACCGAGGCGAATAAATATTTGTTTTGCGATACTAATTTAATGGTAACTAAAGTCTTCTCTGAAGTGTATTACGGTTTTTGTGATCCACTTTTAAATGAAGCTGCCTTAGAACATGATTACGATTTGTTTTTCCTCACGGATATTGATGTTCCATGGGAAAAAGATGACATTAGAGATACTCCGGAAGGAAGAGAAACCGTTTTTTCTGTATTCAAACAAACTTTAATTGATAATAAAAAGCCTTTTATAACCTTATCAGGTAATAAAGAAAGTCGTTTGGCAAAAGCTATAATGATTATAGATGCTTTAGGTGCTTTAAAAGAAAAAGGATTTTCTTCTCAGGATTTTGTTGAAATTTATAATCACGGAATTCCTTTCGAAAATATTTTAAAACAGCTGGATATATTCAAAAACGGAATAGCAAAGAGCAGCTTGATTCGTCCAGCGACAATCAATAATGGCATTCTTAGTTTATCAGAAGTTGATTTTAAAGAAAAAGCTTCTTTTTTTGATAAACATAAAGAAGAATTTAAAATTAAAAAATTTGTTCCGGCTTCTGGTGCTGCTACCAGAATGTATAAGTTTTTAACGGCCTTTTTAAATGATTTTGATATTGAAAAAGAAACCATAAATGCTTATATCAATAGGAAAAAAGATAAAGAACTAGCCATTTTTATTATTGGAATGGATAAGTTTCCTTTTTTTGATGATGTTGACAAAAAACTGAGAGAACTTTATCCAGATTTTGAAAACCTGGAAAGAGATTATAAAAACTATTATTTTATAAAACTGTTATTATCTCCTGAACATTTTAACTCGGCAAACAAGCCAAAAGCAGTTTTACCATTTCATTTATATAAAACTCATATAGCAACACCTATAGAAGAACATTTAAATGAATGTGTGCATTATGCAACAGCAAAGCGTATTTCGAATTTACATTTTACAGTTTCAGAAATACATCAGAATTTGTTTGAAAAAACAGTCGATGCAGTTAAAAACAAAGTAGAGGAACATTCTAATGTTAAAATTAACATTAGATATTCTTATCAAAATAAAGGTACAGATTCAATTAATGTAGATGTAAATAATAAACTGGTGAGAAGTTCAAATGGAAGTCTGGTTTTTAGACCCGGCGGACATGGTGCTTTAATTGAAAACCTGAATAATCTGGATTCAGACATTATTTTTATTAAAAATATTGATAATGTAATTCAAAATCATATTGATAAAATTGCTTTATATAAAAAGGCTTTAGGAGGAATTTTAATTGAAGTACAGCAAAAAGTATTTGGATATTTAAAAGCAATTGAAAAAAATGAAGTGAAAGAAGAGGATCTTAAAGAAATCGTTGATGTTTTAATGCAAAAACTAAACATTCAGATGACTAAAGATTTCAATAAATTTACTTTTGAGAATAAAATCACCAAAATTAAAGAACTGTTAGATCGTCCAATACGAGTTTGCGGAATGGTTCGAAATGAGGGAGAACCTGGCGGAGGACCGTTTTGGGTAATGAACGATAAAGGCGAGGTCTCTTTGCAGATTGTAGAAACATCACAGGTAGATTTAGCAAATAAAAAACAGCTTGAAGTTCTAGAAGAAGCTACGCATTTTAACCCGGTAGATTTGGTTTGCGGAATCAAAAATTATAAAGGAGAAAAGTTTGACCTGAAAAAATTTGTTGACGAAAAATCGGGATTTATAGTTGAAAAAAGTGTTGAAGGGAAAGCCGTAAAAAGTTATGAACTTCCGGGATTATGGAATGGTTCGATGGCAAATTGGCTGACAGTTTTTGTTGCTGTGCCTTTAATTACTTTTAATCCGGTAAAAACGGTAAACGATTTATTAAAACCGGCACATCAGCCACAATAA
- the arfB gene encoding alternative ribosome rescue aminoacyl-tRNA hydrolase ArfB: MDNEKIISELNFKAVRSSGAGGQNVNKVSSKVVLSFDLEASQALSDDEKTLLKENLSARLTSENILILNCDEDRSQLKNKEIVVKRFLELIKKGLYVPKVRKATKVPKAVIKKRIKDKKNISDLKQSRRKPDF, translated from the coding sequence ATGGATAACGAGAAAATCATATCAGAATTAAACTTTAAAGCCGTTCGAAGCAGTGGTGCGGGCGGGCAGAACGTAAACAAAGTTTCGTCAAAAGTTGTTTTGTCTTTTGATTTAGAAGCTTCTCAAGCCTTGTCTGATGATGAAAAAACACTTCTAAAAGAGAATTTATCAGCTCGTTTAACTTCTGAAAATATATTAATATTAAATTGCGACGAAGATCGAAGCCAGCTTAAGAATAAGGAAATTGTTGTGAAGCGATTTCTAGAATTAATTAAAAAAGGATTATATGTTCCAAAAGTTCGAAAAGCTACAAAAGTTCCCAAAGCTGTAATCAAAAAAAGAATTAAAGACAAAAAGAATATCTCTGATTTAAAACAGTCCCGAAGAAAACCTGATTTTTAG